The stretch of DNA ATGATTCCAATCCACTAGCAGAATTCGAAGAGACGTTGCACAAAGCGAAGTCGTTATTGGAGGTGCTGTCATGATTTTGCTGCTAGACCACTACGATTCGTTTACGTACAACTTGTATCAAAGCTTATCGATGCTCGGTGAAGAAGTAAAAGTTGTCAGATATGATGAAATTTCGATAGATGAAATCCGTCAGTTGAACCCAAAAGCAATCGTGCTATCGCCCGGTCCTGGGTCACCAAATGACAAGTTGCACTCTTTATCAATCATCAATGAATTCCATCAAACCATCCCAATGCTCGGGGTGTGCTTGGGTCACCAACTTCTTGGAGTGGCATTTGGTGGCAAAATCAAACGGGCAACGCTGGTCATGCATGGAAAAGTTTCTGCCATTCGGCATTCACATGCAGGAATGTTTGCCTACCTGCCGCAACCCTTACCCGTCATGCGCTACCATTCGCTCGTCTTGGAGGATCTGCCTTCATGTTTTAAGACAACAGCCATTTCGATGGACGATCAAAGTATTATGGCAATTCAACATTTGGATTACCCGCTTTACGGCTTGCAGTTCCATCCAGAATCAATTGGAACGCGTGATGGGGATAAAATCCTTCAAGCCTTTTTAACAGATATAGCTCAGCCTATAGAGATTTAGTCAGAGGAGAGATTGAGATGAGACGATTTACAGTGAGTGTACGTAGTGGAACGTCACTGACGTACAGTGAGATGAGAGAAGCAACGAACGCCATGTTTTCAGAAGATATTGCAGGCGTGGATATCGCGAATTTTTTAAGTGCCCTATCAAAAAAAGGCGAAACTACCGAAGAAATAACTGCACTTGTTGAAGTGTTACGTGAAAATGCTACACAGATTCCTGTTACCTCTTCCCATGTATTCGATAATTGCGGAACTGGAGGCGATGGTTCCCAAAGTTTTAATATCAGCACCACTTCGGCCTTTGTCTTGGCGGGAGCAGGACTGAAAATCGCAAAGCACGGGAACCGTAGCATTTCGAGCAGAACGGGCAGCGCGGATGTACTCGAAGAGCTCGGCATTGCTTTGGATTTCCAACCACGCGAAGTGGAAGACTTATTAAATCAAAAGAATATCGCTTTCCTATTCGCCCCATATGTCCATCCGAAAATGAAACGGATTCAATCCATTCGTAAGTCTCTGGGAAAACCGACGATTTTCAATATGATTGGCCCATTAACCAATCCCGTGACATTAACATCCCAAATGGTCGGCGTATATCGCCAGGATAAATTGATGGATATTGCAGCAGCCCTATATCGTCTGGGCCGAAAAAGAGCAATCGTCTTGAGTGGTGCCGATGGAATGGATGAAGCTTCTTTATCCGGAGACAACCACCTCGTACTTATGAAGAACGGCGACTACATCCCTTTTACATTGAATGCCGAAGAAATGGGCTTGTCATTTGCTCCACTTGAAGCGATTCGCGGTGGGGACGCCAAGGTTAACGCAGCCATTTTAAAAAGCGTGCTACGGGGTGAATCTTCACCTTATATGGATACCGTATTGTTGAATGCAGGAATCGGTTTGTTTGCGGCAGACATCGTTTCTACCATTCAAGAAGGCGTTCACCAGGCACGAAAGAGCATTGAAACAGGTAGTGCGCTCAGTGTGTTGGAATCAGTCGTCACTTACAGTCAAAATCGAAGTCATTTGGAGGTGAACGCATGACGATTTTAGAGAAGATTTTAGAAGTAAAAAAACTGGAAGTGATAGAGTTATTGGAACAAGAAGGACAATTTGAATTTTCTAAAACACTTACTGACAAGCCTTCTTTATTTGAGACTTTATATAACACGCAGCACTTACAGGTCATCTCTGAAATTAAACGCGCCTCCCCTTCGAAAGGTTTGATTGATGGTAATGTCGATCCCGTACAGCAGGCACTCGCTTATGAAAAAGCTGGTGCAGCTGCAATTTCTGTATTGACTGATCAACAATTTTTCAAAGGCTCGATGGATGATTTACATGCAGTATCATCAGCCGTCAATCTTCCCGTCCTCTGCAAGGACTTTATCATTCACCCTTTGCAGATTGAAGAGGCAAAACGTGCTGGCGCATCTATCATTCTGTTGATTGTCGCTGCGCTTGATCAACAGAGTCTTAGCGAATTATTTGACTATGCTAGTAAGTTGGATTTGGAGGTTTTGGTTGAAGTTCATAATGTCGAAGAATTGCAGAGAGCCTTAGCAATCGATGCAAAAATCATCGGCGTAAATAATCGTAATCTCAAAACGTTCGAAGTAGATTTAGCAAACACTTCGCAAATTGCCGCTCACTTCCCTTTTCATGAACAACGCGTATTGATTAGTGAAAGTGGGATTGGAAACATCTCAGATGCTGTTTTAGTTGCGGATGCTGGAGCGCACGGAGTGCTGGTTGGAGAAACGTTAATGCGTAGTGAAAATATTGACGAAATATTGCGTTCGTTTCACGTGAAACGTGGTGAATTGTGATGACAAGAGTCAAAATTTGCGGATTGATGGAACTGGAAGATGTAAAAACAGCAGTTGATTCTGGAGCAGACGCAATTGGTTTTGTATTCGCTCCTAGTCGACGCCAGCTAACGGTTGAAACCGCCAAGAAACTTGCTAGTTCAGTTCCAAATGATGTGTTGAGAATTGGTGTATTCGTCAATGAAACAACGGATGAAGTGAATCGCATCGCAGGAGAAGTATCATTGGATATGGTTCAACTGCATGGAGATGAAGCACCCGAATATGTTCGACAAATATTCCTTCCTACCATTAAATCCTTATCGATAAAAAGTTTTGAAGATGTGCGAAAGGCTTCGCAATTTGAAGTCGATTATTTCTTGTTTGATGCACCAGGCGTGGAGTTTCGCGGAGGATCGGGTCAGTCATTTGACTGGAAACTCCTTGAAAAAGCTAATATTCCACTTGAGAAAGTCATATTAGCCGGTGGTCTGAATGAAAGAAACGTAAGAGAAGCAATTAAAACCGTCAATCCTTTTATGGTGGATGTATCCAGTGGTGTCGAGACGGAGCAAAGAAAAGATGCAGTAAAAATCCGCACGTTTATCCGTGCAGTTCGAGGTGAGGAGAGATGAGCATGCAAACTACCTACAACCAACCAAACACTACCGGTCATTATGGCAGATTCGGCGGTCGATTCGTCCCCGAGACATTAATGCAAGCCGTGATTGAACTTGAGGAAGCTTACGACTTAGCTATCAAGGACGAAGCATTTCTTGAGGAATTCCGCTACTACTTGAAAGATTATGTGGGACGGGAAAATCCCCTTTACTTTGCTGAACGTTTGACGAAAAAAATGGGCGGCGCCAAGATCTACTTGAAACGTGAAGATCTCAATCATACAGGCGCTCACAAAATCAACAACACAATCGGACAGGCACTTCTTGCGGTCCGTATGGGTAAACCAAAAGTCGTTGCTGAAACAGGCGCTGGCCAGCATGGTGTGGCAACCGCAACGGTTTGTGCACTGCTGGATTTAGAGTGTGTGATTTTCATGGGAGAAGAAGACGTCCGTCGTCAGCAACTGAATGTATTCCGCATGGAGCTGCTTGGTGCGAAAGTTATTTCCGTAACCCAAGGCAGTCGAACGTTGAAGGATGCGGTTAATGAAGCGCTGCGTTATTGGGTGACAAATGTCGAGGATACTCATTACATTATGGGTTCGGTTTTAGGACCACACCCCTTCCCTAAAATTGTGCGTGATTTCCAGCGTGTCATTGGGGATGAAACGCGTAAGCAAATCGTTGAAAAAGAAGGCCGTCTGCCAGATGCGATTGTTGCTTGTATTGGTGGAGGCAGTAATGCCATGGGAATGTTTTATCCCTTCATAGAAGACAAAGACGTGAAATTATTCGGCGTCGAAGCTGCTGGTGCAGGACTGGATACCGATAAGCACGCCGCCACATTGACGAAAGGTTCTGTAGGAGTTTTGCACGGAGCACTAATGTATTTACTGCAGGATGATGCAGGTCAGATTCAAGAAGCACACTCTATTTCAGCAGGACTCGATTATCCAGGAATAGGACCCGAGCATAGCTACTTACATGAAAATGGCCGTGTTGAATACACATCAGTAACAGACGAACAGGCTTTGGCGGGTGTTCAACTGTTAGCTCGTACGGAGGGCATCCTCCCCGCTCTCGAATCAGCTCATGCGATTCATTTTGCCGCTGAACTGGCTGCTGATTTGGATAAAGATGAAATTGTCGTGATTTGTTTATCTGGTCGTGGAGATAAAGATGTTGTCACAGTGCGTGATGCACTTGGAGGTGGAACGAATGACTAAACTGAAGTTGCAAACTGCCATAGAACAACAAGTCGAAACAGGTGGAAAAGCATTTATTCCTTATGTCATGGCCGGTGACGGAGGGTTATCAAAACTCCGTGAACAATTACTGTTTCTTCAAGATGCTGGTGCTACTGCGGTAGAACTAGGAATTCCTTTTTCAGATCCCGTTGCAGATGGCCCGACCATTCAAGAGGCTGGGAAACGTGCGTTGGCTGAAGGTGTGACCTTGCGTGGTGTATTGGAAGAAATCGAACGAGTTCATAGTGAAGTTACGATTCCGATTGTCTTGATGACCTATTTGAATCCGGTGTTCCGTTATGGCATAGAGGCATTCGCTAAGGATTGTGCAAATGTCGGCGTGAGTGGATTGATTGTTCCAGATTTGCCACTTGAAGAAAGTGGGATGGTGAAGGATGAGTTCTCAAAACACGATTTGGCTCTCATTCAATTGGTCAGTTTAACAAGCCCTCCCGAGCGTATTGAACGAATTGCAAAAGCTTCAGAAGGATTTCTGTACGCCGTTACGGTGACGGGCATTACGGGTGCGCGCGCAGAGTTTGCTATGAACGTCGGAGACCATTTGGCGAAGCTTAAAGAAGTGAGCCCAGTTCCAGTCATGGCAGGCTTCGGGATTTCCACGCCTGAGCAGGTTCGGGAAATGGGTAAACTGGCAGACGGCGTCATTGTGGGAAGCCGTATAGTTGATGCATTGCATGAAGGAAATCTTGATAGTATCAGAGAGTTGATTGCTGCATCGAAATCAGTGGAAATCGTATAAAACTAGTTTGGACCTCATGCGCATTCGTATGTGGTCTTTTTTCAGGAGAGAGTTGGGGGAAACGGAATAAATACTAGTTGAGGCCGAATAAAACTCGTGCGTTACAGTTTAAATTTTTTCATCTTCCTTAGGAAAGTGAAACACTTATGTTTCCTTACTCGTCAAAGTTATATAAAGGAGGAAGAAATTTGAAAATGAAACCTTTGTTAATTGCCATTTTATTATTTACTTCGCTTTGGATTACTGGATGTTCGAACGATACGGTTACCGCAGGAAAAGAAGTTAAGGTCAATGAAAATGAATTTCCTCCATCTATTTCTGGAGTCGTTAGAGTTAATAATGCACAACATGAAATGGTAGTTGGAGGTTATAAATGGGAAAGAAAACAAGGTTCTGAAACTCAGGTTGTCCAAACTGACTCCGCTTCCCCATACCAAATCGCTGAAGATTTCAAAGCCATTGCTTTAGAACAGAATCAAAAAGTGACGATTGATGTTGAAGAAAATCCCGAACTATATGTTTACTTATGGAATAAGGATGGAAGAGAAAAAGAAATTACATTGAAAGATAATCAAATAACGGTTCCTGCAAGTAAAGGTCAATATATATATGAAGTGTTAGCAAAATGGAAAAACGGTGAAGTTTCCTACACCTTTGTGGCTGAAGTGAAATAAAAATTCACTTTTACGTAATTGAAAATTACATTTTGACGATCAGTACAGCAAAGTTATAACGTTGTTTTAACATAGAAAAATCTTTCTCATGATGTGATTTTATTGCCCGATTCCTGTTTATTGGATTTGGTTATTTCGATTGGTTGCACGGGCTTCTGGAAATAAAAATATCAACTATTATTAAACGAATAAATGTTATCACTGGCACCTTTGTCTATTTTCCAGCTATCCTTTGTGCATCTTGTTCAGCATTTATTTTCATGAGCTCGTTTGCAAATATTGAAATACCTGTTGCAATTAATCCTACTGCCAACCATCGAATACCAATTGGTTCCATAAAAGTATTAAAATAAGTCAACGTCAATATAAGGCACCCGAACAATAAAAACAGTGTTGCGATTAAACTATTCATCTTTCTTTCACCTCGCTCTAATTAGTAATACTCACACCGATAAAACTACATTCAATCATTCAAGTTTAATTTAACTAATTCTCTTTTATTCCCGTTACTCCTTCTCCTTTAATAAAACAGGAATGGTGATGTGTCTTTCTGAAGAAGAATCGTGTCCATTCCACAGCGAATGGTCAGAAACTGAGATTGAGTGGACGAAAAACCATTTTGAATGGACAAAAACCTTGATTGAGTTGTCATAAAACCAAATTGAATGGACGAAAACCCACAGCGAATGGTCAGAAAAAAAGCAACCCAATTGAGCTTTACAATTGGGTTGCTTCGTCACTTCTAAAATACGGTTTTCATCGTAATAAATTTCAGTTCGGTCATTTCATCGACGGCAAACTTAATGCCTTCACGCCCATATCCACTCATCTTGATGCCACCATACGGCATGTTGTCTGTACGGAAAGTAGGAATGTCGTTTATGATGACGGCTCCCGCTTCAATTTCATCTGCGGCCTTCATAGCATCCGTTAAGACATTGGTGTAAATCGCTGCATTCAATCCAAATTGTGAAGCATTCACCCACTCAATTGCTTCATCCAGTGTATCGTAAGGAATGACGGAAACAATGGGTGCAAAGACTTCCTCACATACAACTTTCATGTCTTCTTTAGCACCTGTCAAAATAGTTGGATGCAACTGACGCTCTGTAAATTCGCCACCTGTGGCAACAGTTGCTCCTTGCGATTTGGCTTCTTCAATCCAGCCGACGATGCGTTTTACTTCGTCCGGATGGATCATGGAACCTATATCGGTTTGTTCATCCAGTGGATCACCCACTATTAATTTTTTCGTTTCTTCCACGAATCCTTGCACGAATTCATCGTACACTTCGCGGTTTACGTAAATGCGTTGTAAAGAAATACATACTTGTCCTGAAAAGCTGAATGCCCCTTCCGCACAACGTTTAACAATTTTTTCGATTGGCACACTTGGCTCCACAATCAAGGCTGCGTTTGAACCCAGCTCAAGCGTAATTTTGCGTAGACCTACTTTTTCTTTAATTTTCAATCCGACAGGAACACTTCCGGTAAATGTCACTTTTTTGACCGCTGGATGTGTAATGAGTGAGTCACTTAAATCACTCCCGCTCCCTGTTATAATTTGAAGGGCACCATCCGGCAAACCAGCTTCCTTGAAAATATCAGCCATAACCAATGCACTCAATGGTGTTTGTGTTGCCGGCTTTAAGACTACCGTATTTCCAACTGCAAAAGCAGGTCCCAGTTTATGCGCCACTAAATTGAATGGGAAATTAAAGGGCGTGATTGCCGCAACAACGCCGATAGCCTCTTTTTTTGTCCATCCGATTCGGTTCGCACCTCCAGGGGCAGCATCCATCGGAATGGTTTCCCCACGGTACTGCTTCGCTTCTTCTGCAGCAAATTGATAGGTCGCAATCGTGCGATCTACTTCACCACGTGCCGTTTTCAACGGTTTTCCCGCTTCTTGTGCCAATGTCATTGCGAGTTCTTCTTTACGCTCTCGCATAATGTTGACCACTTTATATAAAATTTCTGCCCGATCATATGCCGTCCATTTTTTGAAGGAATGAAAAGCCTGTTCGGCACCAGCAATTGCTACTTTCACATCATCCGGTGATCCCTTTGCCACTTTTGCAAGTAATTTTCCATCATAGGGAGCTTTCAAATCATATGTTTCACTTGCTTCGCGCCAATCTCCATTAATCCAAAGTCCGGTTTCTTTCAAAAGAAACACCTCCTGAGGTTGATATATATACATTCGTCATTATTCTATCATTCTCCTCCAACACTTGACGCGACTGCCGCATTCGTTGCTGCCATCGTAGCAATCATGGCGGCTTGTTGCGCTTGCAACATTAGTTCAATGGTAGTGGCAAAACTGACTGAGGTTGTTCCTTCATTATCGATAATGTGTTTCGTTTCGAGTTGGACTGCGATAGGTAAAATCATATCTTTGTACCAATTGAAAAGCTTCATTGTTTCCAGTTGACGGTACGTATCAATGACATGTTGCAATTCTACATCTTTAATTTCCAAGGCAGCCAAAAATCCGATCATGACATAGTGCATGGATTTCACTTTGATTCCGGCACTTTTCAGCTGATCTCGTATATGCACAGCTTGCCCAACCAGATTAGCTTGATAGCTCGAACTCTTGTATGTAAGAACTTGCGACATCCATTGAAGTTCATTCCCCATATAAAAACCTTGTGGTCTAAGTTCCGTATAATAGCGATTCATAGTGGCTGCTCTTTCTTTCGTATCTCCCGGTAATTTCCCAAGCATGACTGCATACGGCACATCATCAGGCTGCGTCAGGAATGGGTGATGTGATTTCATCGCATCATATAAGTGTTTTGCTTGTTCCGCATGTAGTCCTTGTAGAGTTGCATCATCGCTCATCAAAAGTGCTGCTAAATAACTGTATACATTGTTTTTGAACCCTGCTGATTTTAATTTAACTTGCTTCGTCAATAAGTTATCAATTGAAATGGCAGGATCTTCATCTTCCTTCGCCAAAAATGCAACCATCATGTAGTGAATGTGTGAGCGGAGTGGAGATGTCCAACCCGTTTTTTGTTTGATTGCGTCCGAGGTTGCCAAGAAGCGTTTGCCGTCAAACGTTTTACCTGTCGTGACAAAGTAATTTGCTATCGATAACGTAATTCGTTTATCGGTAGTCCATCCAACTGCGTTCTTTACTTGTTCAAATGTTGTTTGCAAATCTTGTTTCACTTTATCCATCGTCATATCATCCACTCCCTTTACCAACATTTACGAAGAATGATGATTAAAAGTTTCATTCATCCACATTCTCAATTCTTGTTCATATGGAATTTTCTTTTGACGCAAGTTCTCTTCAAGTTCGATTAACTTGTCTGATTGCCATTGCTCCAAGTGATCATGGTCCCAGGATTTCTGAAATAACAAATACAAAAATACTTCCCTTATTTGTAGGAACAGTGTGAGTTGGGTTAAATCGGCTTCTGTGAGTGACCGACTACTTGTATATCCTTTCAGAAAATGCTTCAAAAATTCTTGTTGGAACGTGATCCATTCTGGATGATACGAGCTTCCCGTCCACAGGGCATGATAAATAGAAGTCGATAAATCTTGGACGAACCAATTGTAAGCACAATCATCGAAATCAAAAATAATGAGTTGTTGAGCTTTCACGAAAAAATTCCCTTGATGCAAATCATTGTGAATCAATCCGAAGCGTTCTTTGGTTTTTGGAAAAGTAGCCAATCTTGACTTGTAGTCATCGTAAATTTCCTTTAGCCAAGGTTCACTCTCTTCCAACATGGATGGCATTGGATTTATTTCTTCATCATCCATCCAAACAGGGCGATTGATTTTCTCTTCCATGTTTTCACTGATGCCATGCAATTTTGCAATTGTTTTTCCCCACTCGTAAAAGAATGCATTGTTCCACTGAGAGAGATCCGACACATCTATTTCTTTATCTTCTACATATTGAAATACCGTCAGCCAATAGCTTTCATTGTCGATTATTAATGTTGATATGCATTTGCCATTAATCGTGATTACGTCTGGGGTATATATTTGATTTCTTTTTAGTAAATCGATATATCCTAGTTCAGCCTCTATCAATGCTTTTGACCTTTTAAGAAATGGTGTCAAACGGGCAATATAAGGTCGATTATTCATCTGAAAGTGAAACACAACATTTTGGAAACCACCCGATAATCGTTTTACATTTGTAATGTCCTGATTGGTTAACTTCGATAAGCTTAATAAAATTTTATGACTATCCATACTGTTTACTTCCATTTCTTATTTAAATTTGCATAGAAAAAACGGATATTTAGAGAATTTTGGGATATACCAACTACAAAGAATTATAGCGAAAGGATGATATACATGAAATCGAAAAAGACATTCACCGTGGCAAGTTTATTGCTCTCTTCTGCCCTCTTCCTTGGGGCTTGTGGAGATAAGGACGAGATTACAAAAGATGTGACCAATAACAATACGGAAAATGATATCGAGGATAATGCTCCAGGTGATAATCCAGCAGATACCGGTGAATCATTTGAATTTAGGAAGTTTGAACTGGAAGTAGATTATCCTGACCAACCAGAAGCGCTTGATGTAAATTATGAGGAAAAAAAAGACTCTACCGACGCGGAATACAAAAATGTAGCAGATGGTAGTAGTGAGGTCACTGGTAAGGAAGCCATGG from Paenisporosarcina sp. FSL H8-0542 encodes:
- a CDS encoding aminodeoxychorismate/anthranilate synthase component II, producing MILLLDHYDSFTYNLYQSLSMLGEEVKVVRYDEISIDEIRQLNPKAIVLSPGPGSPNDKLHSLSIINEFHQTIPMLGVCLGHQLLGVAFGGKIKRATLVMHGKVSAIRHSHAGMFAYLPQPLPVMRYHSLVLEDLPSCFKTTAISMDDQSIMAIQHLDYPLYGLQFHPESIGTRDGDKILQAFLTDIAQPIEI
- the trpD gene encoding anthranilate phosphoribosyltransferase, with the protein product MRRFTVSVRSGTSLTYSEMREATNAMFSEDIAGVDIANFLSALSKKGETTEEITALVEVLRENATQIPVTSSHVFDNCGTGGDGSQSFNISTTSAFVLAGAGLKIAKHGNRSISSRTGSADVLEELGIALDFQPREVEDLLNQKNIAFLFAPYVHPKMKRIQSIRKSLGKPTIFNMIGPLTNPVTLTSQMVGVYRQDKLMDIAAALYRLGRKRAIVLSGADGMDEASLSGDNHLVLMKNGDYIPFTLNAEEMGLSFAPLEAIRGGDAKVNAAILKSVLRGESSPYMDTVLLNAGIGLFAADIVSTIQEGVHQARKSIETGSALSVLESVVTYSQNRSHLEVNA
- the trpC gene encoding indole-3-glycerol phosphate synthase TrpC; amino-acid sequence: MTILEKILEVKKLEVIELLEQEGQFEFSKTLTDKPSLFETLYNTQHLQVISEIKRASPSKGLIDGNVDPVQQALAYEKAGAAAISVLTDQQFFKGSMDDLHAVSSAVNLPVLCKDFIIHPLQIEEAKRAGASIILLIVAALDQQSLSELFDYASKLDLEVLVEVHNVEELQRALAIDAKIIGVNNRNLKTFEVDLANTSQIAAHFPFHEQRVLISESGIGNISDAVLVADAGAHGVLVGETLMRSENIDEILRSFHVKRGEL
- a CDS encoding phosphoribosylanthranilate isomerase, which encodes MTRVKICGLMELEDVKTAVDSGADAIGFVFAPSRRQLTVETAKKLASSVPNDVLRIGVFVNETTDEVNRIAGEVSLDMVQLHGDEAPEYVRQIFLPTIKSLSIKSFEDVRKASQFEVDYFLFDAPGVEFRGGSGQSFDWKLLEKANIPLEKVILAGGLNERNVREAIKTVNPFMVDVSSGVETEQRKDAVKIRTFIRAVRGEER
- the trpB gene encoding tryptophan synthase subunit beta; amino-acid sequence: MQTTYNQPNTTGHYGRFGGRFVPETLMQAVIELEEAYDLAIKDEAFLEEFRYYLKDYVGRENPLYFAERLTKKMGGAKIYLKREDLNHTGAHKINNTIGQALLAVRMGKPKVVAETGAGQHGVATATVCALLDLECVIFMGEEDVRRQQLNVFRMELLGAKVISVTQGSRTLKDAVNEALRYWVTNVEDTHYIMGSVLGPHPFPKIVRDFQRVIGDETRKQIVEKEGRLPDAIVACIGGGSNAMGMFYPFIEDKDVKLFGVEAAGAGLDTDKHAATLTKGSVGVLHGALMYLLQDDAGQIQEAHSISAGLDYPGIGPEHSYLHENGRVEYTSVTDEQALAGVQLLARTEGILPALESAHAIHFAAELAADLDKDEIVVICLSGRGDKDVVTVRDALGGGTND
- the trpA gene encoding tryptophan synthase subunit alpha — encoded protein: MTKLKLQTAIEQQVETGGKAFIPYVMAGDGGLSKLREQLLFLQDAGATAVELGIPFSDPVADGPTIQEAGKRALAEGVTLRGVLEEIERVHSEVTIPIVLMTYLNPVFRYGIEAFAKDCANVGVSGLIVPDLPLEESGMVKDEFSKHDLALIQLVSLTSPPERIERIAKASEGFLYAVTVTGITGARAEFAMNVGDHLAKLKEVSPVPVMAGFGISTPEQVREMGKLADGVIVGSRIVDALHEGNLDSIRELIAASKSVEIV
- a CDS encoding aldehyde dehydrogenase family protein, whose translation is MKETGLWINGDWREASETYDLKAPYDGKLLAKVAKGSPDDVKVAIAGAEQAFHSFKKWTAYDRAEILYKVVNIMRERKEELAMTLAQEAGKPLKTARGEVDRTIATYQFAAEEAKQYRGETIPMDAAPGGANRIGWTKKEAIGVVAAITPFNFPFNLVAHKLGPAFAVGNTVVLKPATQTPLSALVMADIFKEAGLPDGALQIITGSGSDLSDSLITHPAVKKVTFTGSVPVGLKIKEKVGLRKITLELGSNAALIVEPSVPIEKIVKRCAEGAFSFSGQVCISLQRIYVNREVYDEFVQGFVEETKKLIVGDPLDEQTDIGSMIHPDEVKRIVGWIEEAKSQGATVATGGEFTERQLHPTILTGAKEDMKVVCEEVFAPIVSVIPYDTLDEAIEWVNASQFGLNAAIYTNVLTDAMKAADEIEAGAVIINDIPTFRTDNMPYGGIKMSGYGREGIKFAVDEMTELKFITMKTVF
- a CDS encoding DUF4003 family protein, translated to MTMDKVKQDLQTTFEQVKNAVGWTTDKRITLSIANYFVTTGKTFDGKRFLATSDAIKQKTGWTSPLRSHIHYMMVAFLAKEDEDPAISIDNLLTKQVKLKSAGFKNNVYSYLAALLMSDDATLQGLHAEQAKHLYDAMKSHHPFLTQPDDVPYAVMLGKLPGDTKERAATMNRYYTELRPQGFYMGNELQWMSQVLTYKSSSYQANLVGQAVHIRDQLKSAGIKVKSMHYVMIGFLAALEIKDVELQHVIDTYRQLETMKLFNWYKDMILPIAVQLETKHIIDNEGTTSVSFATTIELMLQAQQAAMIATMAATNAAVASSVGGE
- a CDS encoding phosphotransferase, which gives rise to MDSHKILLSLSKLTNQDITNVKRLSGGFQNVVFHFQMNNRPYIARLTPFLKRSKALIEAELGYIDLLKRNQIYTPDVITINGKCISTLIIDNESYWLTVFQYVEDKEIDVSDLSQWNNAFFYEWGKTIAKLHGISENMEEKINRPVWMDDEEINPMPSMLEESEPWLKEIYDDYKSRLATFPKTKERFGLIHNDLHQGNFFVKAQQLIIFDFDDCAYNWFVQDLSTSIYHALWTGSSYHPEWITFQQEFLKHFLKGYTSSRSLTEADLTQLTLFLQIREVFLYLLFQKSWDHDHLEQWQSDKLIELEENLRQKKIPYEQELRMWMNETFNHHSS
- a CDS encoding YusW family protein, with translation MKSKKTFTVASLLLSSALFLGACGDKDEITKDVTNNNTENDIEDNAPGDNPADTGESFEFRKFELEVDYPDQPEALDVNYEEKKDSTDAEYKNVADGSSEVTGKEAMAKLKPLLVKMRLKENMSEEVIIDQIVSAFGIEDNYTLLEASITWQNDEKKEIVVTK